The DNA window AACACACGGTCCTCTGTCCCAGCGAAACATGGAGGCGCACGATGACCTTAAAATGTCCCCCTTACGCTCCTCTTTTTCCAGTTCCTCAAAGTTCTCTATGAACTGCAATGTTTCGGGCGTTACTCCTTTTTTTAAAACTCTAGAACGATAACATGGTGGCTTTAGCGGACATACACGAATCCATAAAAGAAACTCTGTCTTCAAAATACACTCTCGAAGTCCGCCTTTCCCCCTTCGAAAGTCCCGTGTGCTCGAACAGCTTCCCTCAGACAATTTTAAATGTCAATCCGTGTATGTAGTGCGGAGTGTTTGCTGTCGTGATCCCAGTATGAACAGTGCATCATTGACAGCTCGGCGGGTTGACGGGAGCAGGCAAACTGAAGGCCCGCTCCGTTGCTAGAAGACACCGGAGGAGGAGCCGCCGTGGCCGGGCTTAGTTGCTGAGGATGGTGGGCGTGCGGATGGTGGTGATGGCTCATACCGTTGTAGGAGTTTACCATGCTGGGAAGGGCCATGGTTTGCACCCGGGAGTATGGATTGTAGGATGTGGGAGCTGACAATCCTTTTACATTGACGGGACTCACGTTGCCACTTGCCATCTGACAAGACGTGTAGGGCATTGGTGCCGGGGGCTGGCCAAGCGACCAGGAGTTATTCATGAAGCTGGACTGCAGATACTTCGGTGGTGAAAGGTAGCCGTATCCGTCCCCGCCGAAGAGCGATTTCCCCGGCTGGAAATGGGTCGGCGGGGGTCTGAAAGGCCGCTTCATCCTCCGCCTTCTCCTGTAGTTCCCTTTCTCAAACATGTCCTCGCATGCTGGATCCAGTGTCCAGTAATTTCCCTTCCGTTCGCCCCCGCCTTCACGCGGCACCTTGATGAAGCACTCGTTGAGGCTCAGATTGTGGCGGATGCTGTTCTGCCAGCCTTTCTTGTTTTTCTCGTAAAAAGGGAACTTAGAAATTATGTACTGATATATGCCAGACAGCGTGAGCCTTTTCTCCGAGCTCTCGCGGATGGCCATGGCAATAAGCGCAACATAGGAGTAAGGGGGTTTCTGAGACGGGTCTGTCTTCTCCGAATTCTTCTCCTGGATCGACTCGTCTTTGGGTCGATCCTTCTCCTTGGCTGTGTTGGTATCGTGGACCATTAGAGCCATTGCGTCATCTTCGGGGTTTTGGTAAGTGGCCATCATTACGCACACGAAATAAAAACAATacgaaagaaagaaaaaataagagGTGATAATAAtcgattggaaaaaaaaatcaacaataaaAGCAATATGTCCTTTCGCACTTCGTCTTGAATGTCTTCTTGGATATTTCTATTACAGCTCCTTATGGCTCATTCACGACGTCTGCGGTATTTAGCACCAAACCTTTATGCCATAAAGCAGTTAGTTCGTTTTCTTTCCGAAGAGTTTGTTTCTGTTACAACCACAGCCCAGGTTGTGGTTATGTCCCTCTGCAAGTCCTGCCTTTTCTCCCTTTCGGGAGCCGAATGCCCCTCCACCGCGCTTTCTCATGTATCCACTGATGATGTATTGCTTTCTGATTTGCATGGCGCAGCTTGTTCCGCTTCCGTCATTTTTTTCTCGTTACTCCGGGGCAGCCAGTCTACCCCGCACTTCAGATGACCGAAATTAGCAAGATTATTACCGTTATTATGCATGAGCCGTGAAATAACATACGAGGCTTTTGGGGGAGGAGGCAAATGTCagataatattatttatttttgattagAAACTCGACAAGGATACTGTTTATAGTGAGAGCAAGTAAATGATAACGTCGTAGGCTGTTCCATTTGCTGAAATTACACGCCTAACattaggaaaaaaatatttgaaaatttaTATCTGTATGACTTCTTCGTTTCCCGTCAAGACATGATAATTGATAAGCCCTGTTGTAACTTATTaattcaaattataatgaaatgcgTGACATTCTATCTGCTGTTAATTGAAGTagatgtattattttttaaacacaAGTCTTTAAAGAGTCGGCTTCCGGATTGCGTTATTGTCACATAATGATTGCACTTAAACTTTTAAACTAATTTTAAGTAtttaagtaaattaaagtattgtTTCTTTTAAAGACCTTTCTCTGAACCTCCTTTGCCATTTATTGGGAACAGTTCATGCTTCGCGTTATGGGGGAGGTGGATAGAAAGACTATACATTTCACTGACCACCCATGCGGGTCTGGACAGCCCTTCTGTAGAAACAGTTTTGCGTATCGTGAGCCAGCGCAGGTGTAGCACCATTGTCCCGTTTGTCATCGCTTCCCCAAAGGCTCGCAGTCCTGGCCTCCGTTCACCAGCGCTCAGCAGCCGCCCAGAAGCGGGATTCCGAAAAGGCTTATTCTCAGATCAGCCAGCTCGACGAAGGAGAAACAAGCTGTGCGTGTCCCCTAAACGCAAAGCCTGTCGCTCATAACGCAGGCCAGCGGTATACGGCACCTTCGCTCGGAGACTCCACGACTTAATAAATTAGGATCGCTTCTATATGCGTGGTACGTTGTACTTTCTATTTTGAGTTAGTTATAATTACATAAACGGATAAGAAATCGCAAGGAAAAACTAAATATCGATACAAATTCTAGAAAATGTAGCATGCATTTATAATTGTTAGCAATTTTTAACTTGCGAAAAATCAGTGAAATATTGTAGCCAGCCTACACATTTCCAAGACCGCATTAATAGTGAAACTTAATTTTCGTTAAGAATATTTTtacaaattatattttttaatccaTTCTGATATTCGTTTTGACATCTATAACACTAAAAAATAATAACTTTATGCaacagtttgtttttttctctgcgCCGTGCGTTGGGTACGTATTGAAGAAGTCGAAGTTTACAAGTGAATGGCAGACATAACAAAAGCTTTGTCAAGTTTGACTGATATTGCTGCTTTCTTTAACGGCATCTCGTGTTTGTAATACATGTTTAGTCTTCCCCTGTGTCCTTTTGAGAGTTTTCGGCTCTCTTGCATTGGGGATCGAAGACACAATGCCGCAGAAGACAAACAGAGTACAATCAGCGGTCACCAGTTTGTGTGAACAGTGAAACCACCATCAATTGTTGCCCATCGATCAATCGCAGTACACGATATACACGATATATATTAAGGATAcatactgatttattttttaactggTTTAACTGATTTTTAATTGGACCCTCTGATATAATTGAAGGGCTGCGTCAAcattaacttaataaataatacatttgtacACTGTTGTAGTCATattagtaaataataataataataataataataatacaaaggATACATTTATTATTTGCACTATAGCTGGTTTATTTAAGGGCGTGTTTACATTTCGCGCTTAGAACGCCGCAATTATCATGCACATTTTTCACACATGTAATTTTGCCGTTTAACTACATGCAAGAGACTCGATTTCAATATGATGACATTTGTATTTTCAAACCAAGATGATAACCTCTTTATCCAATACACAATTTCTATAACCTCAACAAATACGCCTAATTATCCCAGCGGATTTTCTTGCAAAAACGtaacaaataatatttttttctgaatcaCTTCAACTTCATAGCAT is part of the Paramormyrops kingsleyae isolate MSU_618 chromosome 17, PKINGS_0.4, whole genome shotgun sequence genome and encodes:
- the foxl2a gene encoding forkhead box protein L2a produces the protein MMATYQNPEDDAMALMVHDTNTAKEKDRPKDESIQEKNSEKTDPSQKPPYSYVALIAMAIRESSEKRLTLSGIYQYIISKFPFYEKNKKGWQNSIRHNLSLNECFIKVPREGGGERKGNYWTLDPACEDMFEKGNYRRRRRMKRPFRPPPTHFQPGKSLFGGDGYGYLSPPKYLQSSFMNNSWSLGQPPAPMPYTSCQMASGNVSPVNVKGLSAPTSYNPYSRVQTMALPSMVNSYNGMSHHHHPHAHHPQQLSPATAAPPPVSSSNGAGLQFACSRQPAELSMMHCSYWDHDSKHSALHTRIDI